The following proteins are encoded in a genomic region of Bacillus sp. FJAT-22090:
- the fur gene encoding ferric iron uptake transcriptional regulator: protein MESRIDRIKKQLSGASYKLTPQREATVRVLLENEEDHLSAEDVFLLVREKSPDIGLATVYRTLELLNELNVVDKIQFGDGVSRYDLRQEGAAHFHHHLVCIECGAVDEIQEDLLEDVEAIVEKKWNFIIKDHRLTFHGICHRCQDK from the coding sequence ATGGAAAGCCGTATTGATCGTATAAAAAAACAATTATCTGGTGCGAGCTATAAACTGACGCCACAGCGCGAAGCGACAGTCCGAGTATTGCTTGAAAATGAAGAAGATCATTTAAGTGCTGAGGATGTATTTTTACTAGTTAGAGAGAAATCTCCTGACATAGGGCTTGCTACAGTTTATCGTACATTAGAATTATTAAATGAATTGAATGTTGTCGATAAGATTCAATTTGGAGATGGCGTATCGCGTTATGATTTAAGACAAGAGGGAGCCGCTCATTTTCACCACCATCTTGTTTGTATTGAATGTGGAGCAGTAGATGAAATTCAAGAAGATTTATTAGAAGACGTGGAAGCGATCGTTGAAAAAAAATGGAATTTCATAATTAAGGACCATCGATTAACTTTTCACGGAATATGCCACCGTTGCCAAGATAAATAG
- a CDS encoding carbohydrate ABC transporter permease encodes MEVVNNILLLLIALTMLFPFFYIFSVSFSSVSDVLNSDFLLWPKEWVTDAYTYILGSDQFIRSLFVTIYITVVGTFVNLVFTSTMAYTLTRNIIGQRTIMFLVLFTILFSAGMIPTYIIVKETGLLNSLWALIIPVAISPFNLIIMTQFFKGIPEELTEAAVIDGANDIQIFSKIILPLSKPALAAFGLFYAVGHWNSYFTGVLYLNDPAKWPIQVILRQIVIVNEPNAALGGHAAMLEALPPPETVQMAAILIATLPILIVYPFLQKHFAKGVMLGSVKG; translated from the coding sequence ATGGAAGTTGTAAATAACATTCTATTGTTATTGATTGCTTTAACAATGCTCTTTCCTTTCTTTTACATTTTTTCAGTTTCGTTTTCGAGTGTAAGTGATGTACTTAATAGTGATTTCCTGTTATGGCCAAAGGAATGGGTGACAGATGCTTATACGTATATTTTGGGTTCTGACCAGTTTATTCGGTCACTCTTTGTAACGATTTATATTACAGTGGTAGGAACATTTGTGAATCTCGTGTTCACCTCCACAATGGCTTATACATTAACAAGAAATATTATTGGTCAGCGTACGATCATGTTCCTTGTTTTGTTCACGATATTATTTTCTGCGGGAATGATTCCTACTTACATTATTGTGAAAGAAACTGGTTTATTAAATTCGTTATGGGCTTTAATAATTCCGGTTGCAATAAGTCCTTTTAATCTAATCATCATGACACAATTTTTTAAAGGTATACCTGAAGAACTAACAGAGGCAGCGGTTATTGATGGCGCCAATGACATTCAAATTTTTTCTAAAATTATTTTACCTTTATCGAAGCCAGCTTTAGCAGCATTTGGTCTGTTTTATGCGGTTGGTCATTGGAACAGTTATTTTACAGGAGTACTATATTTAAACGATCCTGCGAAATGGCCAATACAAGTCATTTTAAGGCAAATTGTAATTGTGAATGAGCCAAATGCTGCTCTTGGTGGTCATGCAGCAATGTTAGAAGCATTACCTCCTCCGGAAACAGTTCAAATGGCTGCTATTTTAATAGCTACCTTACCAATACTGATTGTATATCCTTTCTTACAAAAACATTTTGCTAAAGGAGTGATGCTTGGATCGGTAAAAGGGTAA
- a CDS encoding SigF/SigG family RNA polymerase sporulation sigma factor: MMMNNKPTTLLTQEKMRELIALSQSGDKLARQQMIEGNTRLVWSIVQRFASRGADLEDLFQIGCIGLMKSVDKFDLSYEVKFSTYAVPMIIGEIQRFLRDDGMVKISRSIRELNFKIRHATDDFMKKHERQPTILELASILEVSREEIVMATDALRDPASLQEQLYENESGDALTLMDQMKDERSEKSFDHIPLRELVEKLEKREQMIIYLRYYLDCTQSDIAERLGISQVQVSRLEKKILTQLKTWLVPAGFAHNPKAKDG; encoded by the coding sequence ATGATGATGAATAATAAGCCGACTACTTTACTTACACAAGAAAAAATGAGGGAGTTAATTGCTTTATCGCAATCAGGTGATAAATTAGCGAGACAGCAGATGATTGAGGGTAATACGAGGCTTGTTTGGTCTATTGTGCAACGGTTTGCATCAAGAGGGGCCGACTTAGAAGATTTGTTTCAAATTGGTTGTATTGGGTTAATGAAGTCCGTCGATAAGTTTGACCTTAGTTATGAAGTTAAGTTTTCCACGTATGCAGTTCCGATGATTATTGGAGAAATTCAAAGATTCTTAAGAGATGATGGGATGGTTAAAATTAGTCGTTCCATTCGAGAGCTGAATTTTAAAATCCGTCACGCAACAGATGACTTCATGAAAAAGCATGAACGACAACCGACTATACTTGAACTAGCAAGTATTTTAGAAGTTTCAAGAGAAGAAATAGTCATGGCAACAGATGCATTAAGAGATCCAGCTTCGTTACAAGAACAACTATATGAAAATGAAAGTGGAGATGCTTTGACTTTGATGGATCAAATGAAAGATGAGCGCTCTGAAAAGTCATTTGATCATATACCGCTTAGAGAACTAGTAGAAAAGTTAGAAAAAAGAGAACAGATGATTATTTATTTGCGATATTACCTAGACTGTACTCAAAGCGATATTGCAGAACGATTAGGTATATCTCAAGTACAAGTCTCAAGATTAGAGAAGAAAATCTTAACTCAGCTTAAAACTTGGTTGGTACCTGCTGGTTTTGCGCATAATCCAAAAGCAAAAGATGGGTGA
- a CDS encoding aldo/keto reductase yields MEKRQLGKSDLYLSEIGLGCMSLPTDQLMANKIIQLALDNGINYFDTADLYNKGENEKIVGNALKNNRKDIILGTKVGNRTNETGEGWTWDASKKWITTAVHESLKRLQTDYIDVYQLHGGTMEDDVDEVIDTMESLKKDGLIREYGISSIRPNVIDRFLSKSNAVSVMMQYSLLDRRPEEWFSLLEKNEVSLLTRGTLAKGLLTPEGISRANKTDEYLSYSKGELIETIENLQSLDKPLNSIALQYVLQSKVTGSMIIGASSSQQLLETIHAYKQQVSVCILDKVSEFTKQDVYKEHRV; encoded by the coding sequence TTGGAAAAAAGACAGCTTGGTAAAAGTGATTTATATCTTTCGGAGATTGGTCTAGGCTGTATGTCACTACCAACAGATCAACTAATGGCTAATAAAATTATTCAACTCGCTCTTGATAATGGCATTAACTATTTTGACACGGCAGATTTATACAACAAAGGAGAAAATGAAAAAATTGTCGGAAATGCATTGAAGAATAATCGTAAAGATATAATTCTTGGAACAAAAGTCGGCAATCGTACTAATGAAACAGGAGAAGGCTGGACATGGGATGCATCAAAAAAGTGGATAACTACAGCAGTTCACGAATCACTTAAGCGACTGCAAACGGATTATATAGACGTTTATCAATTGCATGGTGGCACTATGGAGGATGACGTTGATGAAGTAATTGACACGATGGAATCGCTGAAAAAGGATGGACTTATTCGTGAATACGGAATTTCTTCTATTCGACCAAATGTAATTGATCGCTTTTTATCGAAAAGCAATGCAGTATCTGTAATGATGCAATATAGTTTATTAGATCGAAGACCTGAAGAATGGTTTTCCTTACTGGAAAAAAATGAAGTTTCTCTTCTAACACGCGGAACTTTAGCAAAAGGCTTATTAACTCCAGAAGGGATAAGCCGAGCAAACAAAACAGACGAATATTTGTCCTATTCAAAAGGTGAATTAATCGAGACGATCGAAAATCTTCAATCATTAGATAAGCCCCTTAACTCGATAGCTCTTCAATATGTATTACAAAGTAAAGTTACAGGTTCGATGATCATTGGTGCTAGTAGTTCTCAGCAGTTATTAGAGACAATTCATGCTTACAAACAGCAAGTTTCTGTATGCATACTTGATAAAGTAAGTGAATTTACCAAACAAGATGTTTATAAGGAGCATAGAGTATAA
- a CDS encoding STAS domain-containing protein: MYHEVEKVGDEIIIIRLKGELDHHGTHDIRNEIVPMIKNGSIKVIVWNLKDLHFMDSSGIGLILGRMRELAPVDGQTIIVNPSPTMKKIFEFAGLSPYIYNESEIEIMSNLGGIVYGQ, encoded by the coding sequence ATGTATCACGAAGTAGAAAAAGTCGGAGACGAAATAATTATTATTCGATTAAAAGGTGAATTAGATCATCATGGAACTCATGATATACGCAATGAGATAGTACCGATGATCAAAAATGGTTCTATTAAAGTAATAGTTTGGAATTTAAAAGATTTACATTTTATGGACAGCTCTGGAATCGGTCTAATTCTTGGTAGAATGCGCGAACTTGCACCAGTAGATGGACAAACAATTATTGTAAATCCATCCCCTACGATGAAGAAAATTTTCGAGTTTGCAGGTTTAAGCCCATATATTTATAACGAATCAGAAATTGAAATTATGTCAAATTTAGGGGGAATCGTTTATGGACAATGA
- the spoIIAB gene encoding anti-sigma F factor — MDNEITLSFIAKSENEALARMVMSSFIAEIDPTIEELSEFKTVISEAVTNAIVHGYDEDGVGKIEIHAQRIGREIVVSIVDSGRGIRDINQAREPLFTTKPEEERSGMGFTIMESFSDDVDIYSIPDRGTTVTITKKFVPIQESCRIV, encoded by the coding sequence ATGGACAATGAGATCACATTATCTTTTATTGCCAAAAGTGAGAATGAAGCGTTAGCTAGAATGGTAATGTCTAGCTTTATTGCTGAAATTGATCCAACCATTGAGGAATTATCGGAATTTAAAACAGTTATTTCAGAAGCGGTAACAAATGCAATTGTTCATGGATACGACGAAGATGGTGTTGGGAAAATAGAAATTCATGCGCAAAGAATAGGTAGAGAAATAGTTGTTTCTATTGTTGACTCTGGCAGAGGAATTCGAGATATCAATCAAGCACGTGAGCCTCTTTTTACAACGAAACCGGAGGAAGAACGTTCTGGAATGGGGTTTACCATTATGGAAAGCTTTAGTGATGACGTGGACATTTACTCTATTCCTGATAGGGGGACAACGGTAACCATTACGAAGAAATTTGTACCAATTCAAGAGTCATGTAGGATTGTCTAA
- the deoB gene encoding phosphopentomutase: MSKFKRIHVIVMDSVGIGEAPDAEAFGDAGSHTLGHIAEKMNGLNMPEMQKLGLGNIETIKGISPVQHPSAYYGKMQEASVGKDTMTGHWEIMGLNIDKPFKVYPNGFTEELISALEEKTGRKVIGNKPASGTAILDELGEEHMKTGAIIVYTSADPVLQIAAHEEIVPLEELYRICEIARELTLSPEYLVGRIIARPFIGEPGNFIRTSNRHDYALKPFGRTVMNELQDAGLDVIALGKINDIFNGEGITSTERTKDNMDGMDKFITTLDKDFTGISFLNLVDFDASFGHRRDPLGYGKALEEFDARLTEVLPKLTEEDLLIITADHGNDPTMPGTDHTREFVPLTVYSPLLKEMKELPLRNTFADIGATIAENFGVSKTKFGESFLSLLK, translated from the coding sequence ATGAGTAAATTTAAACGTATCCATGTCATCGTCATGGACTCAGTTGGAATAGGTGAGGCACCAGATGCGGAAGCATTTGGGGATGCAGGATCACATACCTTAGGACATATTGCTGAAAAAATGAACGGCTTGAACATGCCAGAGATGCAAAAACTAGGGTTAGGAAATATTGAAACGATAAAAGGTATTTCACCTGTCCAGCATCCTTCAGCGTATTATGGAAAAATGCAAGAAGCTTCTGTAGGAAAGGATACTATGACGGGTCATTGGGAAATCATGGGTTTAAACATCGATAAACCTTTCAAAGTATATCCTAATGGATTTACAGAAGAATTAATCTCAGCTTTAGAAGAAAAAACTGGACGTAAGGTAATTGGTAATAAACCTGCTAGTGGTACTGCAATACTAGACGAACTTGGTGAAGAACATATGAAAACTGGAGCAATTATTGTGTATACTTCAGCTGATCCAGTACTCCAAATAGCTGCACATGAAGAAATAGTTCCACTTGAAGAACTATATCGGATTTGTGAAATTGCAAGAGAACTAACTCTCTCACCTGAATATTTAGTTGGAAGAATTATTGCACGTCCATTTATCGGAGAACCTGGAAACTTCATACGAACATCCAATAGACATGATTATGCTTTAAAGCCCTTTGGAAGAACAGTTATGAATGAATTACAAGATGCTGGTTTAGATGTGATAGCTTTAGGCAAAATAAACGACATATTTAATGGGGAAGGAATAACTTCTACCGAACGCACGAAAGATAATATGGATGGAATGGATAAGTTCATCACAACATTAGACAAAGACTTTACTGGCATAAGCTTTTTAAATTTAGTAGATTTTGATGCATCATTTGGGCATCGCCGTGATCCACTTGGATATGGGAAAGCTTTAGAAGAGTTTGACGCACGCTTAACAGAAGTCTTACCAAAGTTAACAGAAGAAGATTTATTGATTATTACTGCAGATCATGGGAATGATCCTACAATGCCGGGAACGGACCATACACGTGAATTTGTTCCTTTGACAGTATATTCTCCACTGTTAAAAGAGATGAAAGAACTTCCTTTACGTAACACATTTGCTGATATCGGGGCAACTATTGCCGAAAACTTTGGAGTATCAAAAACGAAATTTGGAGAAAGCTTTTTATCCTTACTAAAATAA
- a CDS encoding pyrimidine-nucleoside phosphorylase, whose product MRMIDIIEKKRDGNSLTKAEIDFFIQGYTNNTIPDYQVSAFLMAIFFQDMNDEERANLTLAMVNSGEQIDLSAIEGIKVDKHSTGGVGDTTTLVLGPLVAACGVPVAKMSGRGLGHTGGTIDKLEAIEGFHVELSPQQFEKQVNELKLAVIGQSGNLTPADKKLYALRDVTGTVNSIPLIASSIMSKKIAAGAGAIVLDVKTGEGAFMKTTEDARELAKAMVRIGNNVGRKTMAIISDMSQPLGYAIGNALEVIEAIETLKGKGPKDLTELCLTLGSQMVVVGEKADSLEEAREMLLKVIEDGTALDIFKRFIKSQGGNDAIIDDISLLPQAKYTINVPAKQDGFITFMEADEIGTAAMLLGAGRATKESEIDLAVGIVLQKKVGDYVKKGESLATLYANTENVQEVLDKLTANIEIADTQKEAPPLIYEIITA is encoded by the coding sequence ATGAGAATGATTGATATTATTGAAAAGAAAAGAGACGGAAATTCTTTAACGAAAGCTGAAATAGACTTCTTTATACAAGGATATACGAATAATACCATTCCAGACTATCAAGTCAGTGCGTTCCTAATGGCTATTTTCTTTCAAGATATGAATGATGAAGAGAGAGCGAATCTAACGCTTGCAATGGTAAACTCAGGGGAGCAGATAGATTTGTCTGCTATTGAAGGGATAAAAGTAGATAAACACTCAACCGGGGGAGTTGGCGATACAACTACACTTGTACTAGGTCCGTTAGTTGCTGCGTGTGGCGTTCCTGTTGCTAAAATGAGTGGACGAGGTCTAGGTCATACTGGCGGTACTATCGATAAACTAGAAGCAATTGAAGGGTTTCATGTTGAGCTTTCTCCACAACAGTTTGAGAAACAAGTCAACGAACTTAAACTCGCTGTTATTGGTCAAAGTGGTAATTTAACTCCTGCGGATAAGAAGTTATATGCACTTCGTGATGTAACTGGGACCGTAAATAGTATACCGCTTATCGCAAGTTCCATTATGAGCAAAAAGATTGCAGCTGGAGCAGGAGCAATCGTTTTAGACGTAAAAACTGGCGAGGGAGCATTCATGAAAACGACAGAAGATGCTAGAGAGCTTGCAAAAGCAATGGTGCGCATCGGTAATAATGTCGGAAGAAAGACAATGGCTATCATTTCAGACATGAGTCAGCCTTTGGGGTATGCGATTGGAAATGCACTAGAGGTCATTGAAGCGATTGAAACGCTTAAAGGAAAAGGACCAAAAGATTTAACGGAACTTTGCTTGACTTTAGGAAGCCAAATGGTTGTGGTAGGAGAAAAAGCCGATTCGTTAGAGGAAGCAAGAGAGATGCTCCTAAAAGTTATAGAAGACGGTACTGCTTTAGATATTTTTAAAAGGTTTATTAAGAGTCAAGGTGGGAACGATGCGATTATTGATGATATTTCATTGTTACCTCAAGCAAAATATACCATTAATGTTCCAGCTAAACAGGATGGTTTTATCACGTTCATGGAAGCAGATGAAATTGGTACTGCAGCAATGCTATTAGGAGCAGGGCGAGCTACGAAAGAGTCAGAGATCGACCTTGCAGTAGGTATTGTATTACAGAAAAAAGTTGGTGATTACGTTAAGAAGGGCGAATCACTTGCAACCCTATATGCTAATACAGAAAATGTACAAGAAGTATTAGACAAATTAACTGCTAACATTGAAATTGCAGATACACAAAAAGAAGCCCCACCACTTATTTATGAAATTATAACAGCTTAA
- a CDS encoding NUDIX hydrolase, with protein sequence MKKFEEKTIQTDLKYKGRIITLQVDEVLLPNGEKSNREIVKHPGAVAIIALTEDKKIVLVEQYRKALERSIIEIPAGKIEPGEPPEVTALRELEEETGYTTSKLIYIQSFATSPGFADEIIHLYFAENIEKMTVKANLDEDEFVELMYVSMDEMESLIKNKQVYDAKTAFAFLWLKNYLKEN encoded by the coding sequence ATGAAAAAATTTGAGGAAAAAACAATTCAAACTGACCTTAAATATAAAGGTAGAATTATTACGTTACAAGTGGATGAGGTATTATTACCAAACGGGGAAAAGAGCAATAGGGAAATAGTTAAACATCCAGGGGCTGTAGCTATAATAGCTCTAACAGAAGATAAAAAGATTGTATTGGTGGAACAATATAGAAAAGCTCTAGAACGTTCAATTATTGAGATTCCAGCTGGAAAAATCGAACCTGGGGAGCCACCAGAAGTAACAGCATTAAGAGAATTAGAAGAAGAAACAGGTTACACGACAAGTAAACTAATCTATATTCAATCATTTGCTACATCTCCTGGTTTTGCAGATGAAATTATCCATCTTTATTTTGCAGAAAATATAGAAAAAATGACAGTAAAAGCAAATCTTGATGAAGATGAGTTTGTAGAATTAATGTATGTATCAATGGATGAAATGGAATCTCTTATTAAAAATAAGCAAGTTTATGATGCTAAAACAGCGTTTGCTTTTCTTTGGTTAAAAAACTATTTGAAAGAAAATTGA
- the xerD gene encoding site-specific tyrosine recombinase XerD encodes MKKGMLQLEDYLHFLRIERQLADNTLISYKKDLMDYINHIFNEQKLHSLDEVERQNILIHLRKLKSEGKSPRSIARHISSIRSFHQFLLRDKVTNQDPTIHLEIPQMDQKLPNFLSVEELNNLLSSIDVSKPQGKRDLAMFELMYASGMRISECLNLNLEDLHLTMGFVRCFGKGGKERIIPLGGAAIKACQNYIEEARPKLLKATEKTDAIFINQRGKRLTRQGIWKLLKMHAMNAGITKEITPHVLRHTFATHLIENGADLRAVQEMLGHADISTTQIYTHVSKTRLKEVYRQFHPRA; translated from the coding sequence ATGAAAAAAGGAATGCTTCAATTAGAAGATTATTTGCATTTTTTACGGATTGAACGTCAATTGGCAGATAACACACTAATATCCTATAAAAAAGATTTAATGGATTATATAAATCATATTTTTAACGAACAAAAATTACATAGTTTAGATGAAGTAGAGCGCCAGAATATTCTTATTCACTTACGAAAGTTAAAGTCAGAAGGGAAAAGTCCAAGATCTATTGCTAGACATATTTCTTCGATTCGTTCGTTTCATCAATTTTTGTTGAGAGATAAAGTGACAAACCAGGATCCCACCATCCATTTGGAAATTCCACAGATGGATCAAAAATTACCAAATTTCCTTTCCGTAGAAGAATTAAACAATTTATTAAGTAGTATCGACGTTTCAAAGCCTCAAGGTAAACGAGATTTAGCAATGTTTGAATTAATGTATGCAAGTGGTATGCGTATTAGTGAGTGTCTAAATTTGAATTTGGAAGACTTACATTTAACTATGGGATTTGTTCGTTGCTTTGGAAAAGGTGGGAAAGAGCGTATTATTCCATTAGGTGGAGCAGCTATAAAAGCGTGCCAAAATTATATTGAAGAGGCACGTCCAAAATTATTAAAAGCTACTGAGAAGACGGATGCCATTTTTATTAATCAAAGAGGAAAAAGATTAACTAGACAAGGGATATGGAAGTTGTTAAAAATGCATGCTATGAATGCAGGAATAACAAAAGAAATCACTCCACACGTACTTCGGCACACTTTTGCTACTCATTTGATTGAAAATGGAGCCGATTTACGAGCGGTTCAAGAGATGCTTGGTCATGCAGATATTTCAACGACACAAATATATACACATGTAAGTAAAACTCGTTTAAAAGAAGTTTATAGACAATTTCATCCAAGAGCATAA
- a CDS encoding ABC transporter permease → MKIPKQKRKNSIKKKLWRDRYLLLLILPGILYFLIYRYIPMVGILLAFKDYSPFRGFFDSPWVGLKYFKLIFEDAEVIQVIWNTLQISLLQIFFAFPISIILALMLNEIRNQLYKKFLQSVVYLPHFLSWVVVVGITVIFLRSEGLVNSFLVNFLDINPIPFLTDPAMFKPIVIFQVIWKESGWGTILFLAALSGISPHLYEAAVMDGASRLRQMWHITLPALKSTIVILLILRLGNVMDSGFEQIFLMLNPFNMESGNVLDTYVYFKGIQQANFSFATAVGLFKGIIGLVLVVLANRLAKRFGEEGLY, encoded by the coding sequence ATCAAAATCCCGAAACAGAAAAGAAAGAATTCTATAAAAAAGAAATTATGGCGTGATCGCTATCTATTACTACTAATTTTACCTGGTATTTTGTATTTTCTCATTTACCGTTACATTCCAATGGTTGGAATACTTTTGGCATTTAAAGATTACAGCCCATTTCGTGGTTTTTTTGATAGCCCCTGGGTAGGGTTAAAATATTTTAAATTGATCTTTGAGGATGCAGAAGTCATTCAAGTCATTTGGAACACCTTACAAATATCTTTGTTACAAATATTCTTTGCTTTTCCAATTTCTATCATACTCGCTTTAATGTTAAACGAAATAAGGAATCAGCTTTATAAAAAGTTTCTTCAATCTGTCGTTTACTTACCGCACTTTTTATCATGGGTGGTTGTAGTAGGAATAACAGTTATTTTTCTTAGAAGTGAAGGATTGGTAAATAGTTTTCTAGTAAATTTTTTGGACATAAACCCAATCCCTTTTTTGACTGATCCAGCAATGTTCAAGCCGATTGTCATTTTTCAAGTAATCTGGAAGGAATCCGGGTGGGGAACAATTCTTTTCTTAGCAGCGTTGTCCGGTATTAGTCCTCATTTATATGAGGCTGCTGTAATGGATGGAGCTAGTCGATTAAGACAAATGTGGCATATTACATTGCCAGCGTTAAAAAGCACAATTGTCATCTTGTTAATTCTTCGTCTAGGAAATGTAATGGACAGTGGTTTTGAACAAATATTTTTAATGCTAAATCCTTTTAATATGGAGTCAGGGAATGTTCTTGACACATATGTCTACTTCAAAGGAATACAGCAGGCGAATTTTAGCTTTGCTACAGCTGTTGGCTTGTTTAAAGGAATTATTGGTTTAGTGCTGGTTGTACTAGCAAATAGGCTTGCAAAAAGGTTTGGCGAAGAAGGTTTATATTAA
- a CDS encoding extracellular solute-binding protein yields the protein MRKKHLIISFLILFLSFILVACSDETTEDGKETEKEKETATETEKNIEIDPFDHTEKYTITGMTFRFGDPPPVTSPGLDMINERFNVDYKPEIIPQGDYIEKSSAIVASGSMPDLVGFPGTDTRFYQWAEDGAFLPLDDYLAHYETLGNIPDYIYNSFKVDGKIYGIPRYSQPYPVTPVIRKDWLDKLGLEVPTNYKELEEVAIAFTKDDPDGNGKADTYGVAIGENINPNFNMGTYWDFNAWYHQNDNGDYIPGVISEGRKELIQFFANIYKEGAMTKDFAVLDWASTNTEFYSGKAGIFVGGVSGMSEAYFEGLLAANPDAKLVAIPPFEAPDKSKGFTMGSGYSGILALNAKLAEDEGKIYRALEMIDFGKKYYPRDEKNPQNEDYDFFLGKEGIGYNMENGAPVQVPTFSSDGLAPSTYFLDNREQVPTDAKINYADDYKLPELKEMTASLQEMFESNQLYVDPSYGVLSPTNQEKGTDLMQFLINEQSKMIAGQRPISDWDNLVDEYLKKGGEAIIKEVNEGIKAKGYTDREWK from the coding sequence TTGAGAAAAAAGCATTTGATTATTAGTTTTCTAATTCTTTTCCTAAGTTTTATATTGGTAGCTTGTTCAGATGAGACGACAGAGGATGGGAAGGAAACAGAAAAAGAGAAAGAAACTGCAACTGAAACAGAAAAAAACATTGAAATTGACCCGTTCGATCATACTGAAAAGTATACTATTACAGGGATGACATTTCGCTTTGGTGACCCTCCCCCTGTAACAAGCCCTGGGCTAGACATGATAAATGAGCGATTTAACGTTGATTACAAACCAGAAATTATTCCGCAAGGAGATTATATTGAAAAATCTTCAGCTATTGTAGCATCAGGTTCTATGCCAGATTTAGTTGGATTTCCTGGAACAGATACACGATTTTATCAATGGGCTGAAGATGGTGCATTTTTACCTTTAGATGATTATTTAGCACATTATGAAACTCTAGGTAATATCCCAGATTATATTTACAATTCATTTAAAGTGGATGGTAAAATTTACGGAATTCCACGATATTCTCAGCCGTATCCTGTTACCCCTGTTATACGTAAGGATTGGTTAGATAAATTAGGTCTTGAAGTTCCAACGAATTACAAGGAACTGGAGGAAGTTGCGATCGCTTTTACAAAAGACGACCCAGATGGAAATGGTAAAGCGGACACTTATGGTGTTGCAATTGGCGAAAATATAAATCCAAACTTCAATATGGGAACTTATTGGGACTTTAACGCATGGTATCACCAAAATGATAACGGGGATTATATTCCTGGTGTGATTTCTGAGGGAAGAAAAGAATTAATTCAATTTTTTGCTAACATTTATAAAGAAGGCGCAATGACAAAAGATTTTGCAGTACTTGACTGGGCAAGTACCAACACGGAATTTTATTCAGGCAAAGCTGGGATATTTGTTGGTGGAGTCTCTGGTATGTCTGAAGCGTATTTCGAAGGGTTATTAGCAGCTAATCCAGATGCTAAACTTGTAGCAATACCTCCATTTGAGGCACCTGATAAATCGAAAGGTTTTACAATGGGATCGGGTTATTCGGGAATTCTTGCTTTAAATGCAAAACTTGCAGAAGATGAGGGGAAAATCTATCGAGCTTTAGAAATGATAGACTTCGGAAAGAAATACTATCCAAGAGATGAAAAGAATCCTCAAAATGAGGATTATGATTTCTTTTTAGGAAAAGAAGGAATTGGTTATAACATGGAAAATGGAGCTCCTGTCCAAGTTCCAACATTCTCATCTGACGGGCTAGCACCTTCGACTTACTTCTTAGATAACAGAGAGCAAGTTCCAACGGATGCTAAGATTAATTATGCCGACGATTACAAGTTGCCGGAGTTGAAGGAAATGACAGCGTCATTACAGGAGATGTTCGAGTCAAATCAACTATATGTTGATCCTTCATACGGAGTCTTGTCACCAACAAATCAAGAAAAGGGTACTGATTTAATGCAATTTTTGATTAATGAACAATCTAAAATGATTGCTGGTCAAAGACCAATATCTGATTGGGATAATCTTGTTGATGAGTACTTGAAAAAAGGCGGAGAAGCGATAATTAAGGAAGTAAATGAAGGAATTAAGGCTAAAGGGTATACTGATAGAGAATGGAAATAA